A part of Streptomyces sp. NBC_01451 genomic DNA contains:
- a CDS encoding Pls/PosA family non-ribosomal peptide synthetase has product MAATHESSALGLLEEEIRERFGDKARFSAGPAASPRTLVDIFDATVRSYPNEPALDDGTVSLTYRALAMEVESVRRRLSAAGVGLGDRVGVRVPSGTNELYIAVLAVLAAGAAYVPVDAEDPDERAELVFGEADVRAVVGAGCEITVPGTRGELPSRRPGVEHDAWIIFTSGSTGKPKGVAVSHRSAAAFVDAEAALFLTDDPVGPGDRVMAGLSVAFDASCEEMWLAWRYGACLVPVPRSQVRSGADLGPWLVEQEISVVSTVPTLAALWEPETLNDVRLLIFGGEACPPELVQRLVTEGREVWNTYGPTEATVVACASLMTGEEPIRIGLPLNGWELAVVDEAGEPVAMGASGQLVIGGVGLARYLDAEKDAEKYAPLDSLGWERAYRSGDLVKAEPEGLIFLGRADEQIKLGGRRIELGEVDSALQALPGVAGAAAAVRTARSGNQLLVGYVVTQEGWDQAAAVERLRAELPAALVPMLAPVAELPTRTSGKVDRNALPWPLEGLETGPAAVLYGTEAWVAEQWSEVLGIPVGSADDDFFAIGGSSLGAAQLTTRLRTRYPSAAVLDIYQQPVLRKLARHLEESAQDDTGGRVIAPVPLRAKAVQLLLLVPLFTLLGLRWAVALAAAGNVLHWFGAYPWAPATSWWAVAAGAAVFFSPPGRLALAAGGARLLLRGVKPGRYPRGGSVHLRLWTAERLAEFSGATSLTGGWLERYARALGAKVGTDVDLHSLPPVTGMLKLGRGAAVESEVDLSGHWLDGDRLEIGQVKVGAGAVVGTRSLLFPGARVGKRAEVAPGSAVAGTVPTGQRWAGAPAHKLGKAKRNWPKERPQRGRTWRTMYGVAGFALSALPLLAGAVALLVAGLFVDPDAGLGTALRGIALALVPATLAFGLAYALMLLVAVRLLSLGLREGTHPTHSRIGWQAWTVTQLMDRSRETLFPLYAGLITPVWLRLLGMRIGRGAEVSTVLALPSLTTVGEGAFLADDTLTAPYELGGGWLRIGRAEIGRRAFLGNSGMTAPGRSVPDGGLVGVLSATPKKAKKGSSYLGLPPMKLPRSASGGDQSRTYDPPARLLWARALVELFRIVPVFCSAGLAVLTVAAFSVLGGWFWLAGGLVLLAVGALACVLSVVAKWALVGRHHAGEHPLWSGFVWRNELADTFVEVVAVPWLVGSVPGTPVMSAWLRGLGAHIGKGVWVESYWLPETDLVTLGDAATVNRGCVLQTHLFHDRILRTDTVVLREGATLGPGGIVLPGSTVGARSTLGPASLVMAAESVPDDSRWLGNPIESWRS; this is encoded by the coding sequence ATGGCAGCCACACACGAGAGCAGTGCTCTCGGTCTGCTCGAAGAAGAGATCCGCGAGCGGTTCGGCGACAAGGCACGTTTCTCCGCGGGGCCCGCCGCCTCGCCGCGCACCCTGGTCGACATTTTCGACGCCACCGTACGTTCGTACCCGAACGAGCCCGCCCTCGACGACGGCACCGTCTCGCTCACCTACCGGGCGCTGGCCATGGAGGTCGAGAGCGTACGGCGCCGTCTGAGCGCCGCCGGTGTCGGGCTCGGGGACCGCGTCGGGGTCCGGGTGCCGTCCGGCACCAACGAGCTGTACATCGCCGTCCTGGCCGTCCTCGCCGCCGGTGCCGCCTACGTCCCCGTGGACGCCGAGGACCCGGACGAGCGGGCCGAGCTGGTGTTCGGGGAGGCGGACGTACGGGCCGTCGTCGGCGCCGGGTGCGAGATCACCGTTCCCGGGACCCGCGGTGAGCTGCCCTCACGGCGGCCCGGGGTCGAGCACGACGCCTGGATCATCTTCACCTCCGGCTCCACCGGGAAGCCCAAGGGCGTCGCCGTCAGCCATCGCAGCGCCGCCGCCTTCGTGGACGCCGAGGCCGCGCTGTTCCTCACCGACGATCCCGTGGGGCCCGGCGACCGGGTCATGGCGGGCCTCTCCGTGGCCTTCGACGCCTCCTGCGAGGAGATGTGGCTGGCCTGGCGCTACGGGGCCTGTCTGGTGCCCGTACCGCGTTCCCAGGTGCGCAGCGGGGCCGATCTGGGGCCCTGGCTGGTCGAGCAGGAGATCTCCGTGGTCTCCACCGTGCCGACGCTGGCCGCGCTGTGGGAGCCCGAGACCCTCAACGACGTACGGCTGCTGATCTTCGGCGGGGAGGCCTGCCCGCCCGAGCTGGTGCAGCGGCTGGTGACGGAGGGGCGCGAGGTGTGGAACACCTACGGGCCCACCGAGGCCACCGTCGTCGCCTGTGCCTCCCTGATGACCGGGGAGGAGCCCATCCGCATCGGGCTGCCCCTCAACGGCTGGGAGCTCGCCGTGGTCGACGAGGCCGGGGAGCCCGTCGCCATGGGCGCCAGCGGCCAGCTGGTGATCGGCGGTGTGGGACTCGCGCGGTATCTCGACGCCGAGAAGGACGCCGAGAAGTACGCGCCGCTCGACTCCCTCGGGTGGGAGCGGGCCTACCGCAGCGGTGACCTCGTCAAGGCCGAGCCCGAGGGCCTGATCTTCCTCGGACGGGCCGACGAGCAGATCAAGCTCGGCGGGCGCCGTATCGAGCTGGGTGAGGTCGACTCGGCGCTCCAGGCTCTGCCCGGTGTCGCCGGTGCGGCAGCCGCCGTACGGACCGCCCGCAGCGGCAACCAGCTGCTGGTCGGCTATGTCGTGACGCAGGAGGGCTGGGACCAGGCCGCCGCCGTGGAGCGACTGCGCGCCGAGCTGCCCGCCGCCCTGGTGCCGATGCTCGCGCCGGTCGCCGAGCTGCCGACGCGCACGTCCGGCAAGGTCGACCGCAACGCCCTGCCGTGGCCGCTGGAGGGGCTGGAGACCGGTCCCGCCGCCGTGCTGTACGGCACCGAGGCGTGGGTGGCCGAGCAGTGGAGCGAGGTCCTGGGCATCCCCGTGGGCAGCGCGGACGACGACTTCTTCGCGATCGGCGGCAGCAGTCTCGGCGCCGCCCAGCTGACCACGCGACTGCGGACGCGCTATCCGAGCGCCGCCGTCCTCGACATCTACCAGCAGCCCGTGCTGCGCAAGCTCGCCCGGCATCTGGAGGAGTCCGCGCAGGACGACACCGGCGGACGGGTCATCGCGCCGGTTCCGCTGCGCGCCAAGGCCGTTCAGCTGCTGCTGCTGGTCCCCCTGTTCACGCTCCTCGGGCTCCGGTGGGCGGTCGCGCTCGCCGCCGCCGGGAACGTACTGCACTGGTTCGGCGCCTATCCGTGGGCGCCCGCCACGTCGTGGTGGGCGGTGGCGGCCGGGGCCGCCGTGTTCTTCTCCCCGCCCGGGCGGCTCGCCCTCGCGGCCGGTGGGGCGCGGCTGCTGCTGCGCGGCGTGAAGCCGGGCCGGTATCCGCGCGGTGGCAGTGTGCACCTTCGCCTCTGGACCGCCGAGCGGCTCGCCGAGTTCAGCGGGGCGACCTCGCTGACCGGGGGGTGGCTGGAGCGGTACGCGCGTGCGCTGGGCGCCAAGGTCGGCACGGACGTCGACCTGCACTCGCTGCCGCCGGTCACCGGCATGCTCAAGCTGGGGCGTGGGGCGGCCGTCGAGTCCGAGGTGGACCTGTCGGGCCACTGGCTGGACGGGGACCGGCTGGAGATCGGTCAGGTCAAGGTGGGTGCCGGCGCTGTCGTCGGGACGCGCAGCCTGCTCTTCCCGGGCGCGCGGGTCGGCAAGCGGGCCGAGGTGGCGCCGGGTTCGGCGGTCGCCGGGACGGTGCCGACCGGGCAGCGGTGGGCCGGCGCGCCGGCCCACAAGCTCGGCAAGGCCAAGCGGAACTGGCCCAAGGAGCGTCCGCAGCGCGGGCGGACCTGGCGGACGATGTACGGCGTCGCCGGGTTCGCGCTGAGCGCGCTGCCGCTGCTGGCGGGTGCCGTCGCGCTGCTGGTCGCCGGCCTCTTCGTCGACCCGGACGCCGGGCTCGGGACCGCCCTGCGGGGCATCGCGCTCGCGCTGGTGCCGGCCACCCTGGCGTTCGGTCTCGCGTACGCGCTGATGCTGCTGGTCGCCGTACGGCTGCTGAGTCTGGGTCTGCGCGAGGGCACGCATCCCACGCACAGCCGGATCGGCTGGCAGGCCTGGACCGTCACGCAGCTCATGGACCGCTCCCGCGAGACCCTGTTCCCGCTGTACGCCGGGCTGATCACCCCGGTGTGGCTGCGGCTGCTCGGGATGCGGATCGGGCGCGGCGCCGAGGTGTCCACCGTGCTGGCGCTGCCGAGCCTGACGACCGTCGGCGAGGGCGCCTTCCTGGCCGACGACACCCTGACCGCGCCGTACGAGCTCGGCGGCGGCTGGCTGCGGATCGGGCGGGCCGAGATCGGGCGGCGGGCCTTCCTGGGCAACTCCGGGATGACCGCGCCGGGCCGGTCGGTACCCGACGGCGGGCTGGTCGGTGTCCTCTCGGCCACCCCGAAGAAGGCCAAGAAGGGCAGCTCGTACCTGGGCCTGCCGCCGATGAAGCTGCCCCGCTCGGCGAGCGGCGGCGACCAGAGCCGTACGTACGACCCGCCCGCGCGGCTGCTGTGGGCGCGGGCGCTGGTGGAGCTGTTCCGGATCGTGCCGGTGTTCTGCTCGGCGGGGCTGGCCGTGCTGACGGTCGCCGCGTTCAGTGTGCTCGGTGGATGGTTCTGGCTGGCCGGCGGCCTGGTGCTGCTCGCTGTCGGGGCCCTCGCCTGCGTCCTGTCCGTCGTCGCCAAGTGGGCGCTCGTGGGGCGTCACCACGCCGGTGAGCATCCGCTGTGGAGCGGGTTCGTGTGGCGCAACGAGCTGGCGGACACCTTCGTCGAGGTCGTCGCCGTGCCCTGGCTGGTGGGCTCCGTGCCGGGTACGCCGGTGATGTCGGCGTGGCTGCGGGGGCTCGGCGCGCACATCGGGAAGGGGGTCTGGGTGGAGAGCTACTGGCTGCCCGAGACCGACCTGGTGACCCTGGGGGACGCGGCCACCGTGAACCGGGGATGCGTGCTCCAGACACACCTCTTCCACGACCGGATCTTGCGGACGGATACTGTGGTCCTCCGTGAGGGCGCGACGCTGGGTCCTGGCGGGATCGTCCTGCCCGGTTCCACGGTCGGGGCCCGGTCCACTCTGGGTCCCGCGTCGCTGGTCATGGCGGCGGAGTCCGTTCCCGACGACTCCCGCTGGCTGGGCAACCCGATCGAGTCATGGCGTTCCTGA
- a CDS encoding RICIN domain-containing protein: MTAAQNAPRGQSAAAEPDTGATTPAPEPTTTATAGTAPAPTAVASPAVAAPGSARAPESAPDPESAPDPESLPETASLPDPESLPDPESLPETASLPDPASEPGTSAAASATAGAEGEGETPSGADAAGATVPDVVTVGDGSDGGTAATAQDGHPGRPSKAILAAAAIAGALLVSVPFLVSTRGDDGSPARTTSAGGTADTVLGDALDGAAPGSFESADPKPNKATPSTKASQSPSTTGKGAAGGAAPGAGAAVGDTGTTGSKGSGAASGSGSSTSKGSSGTKSSGSSSGTKTTTSGSGSSSGGSTSTSTSTKPTPAVVPGAIIFSHASGKCIDVVGDKGKDGAPLEIWSCNGKAQQKWTFHSDGTVRAFGLCMDVAWGSTADGAVIQLAKCSGNPAQKFILAQPNDLVNPQANKCVDVKDQKTGNGTRLQLWTCNGQDNQKWTAR; this comes from the coding sequence ATGACCGCCGCACAGAACGCCCCCCGAGGGCAGTCCGCAGCCGCCGAGCCGGACACCGGTGCCACCACACCCGCACCGGAGCCGACCACGACGGCGACGGCAGGGACGGCGCCCGCCCCCACGGCCGTCGCCTCACCGGCGGTCGCGGCACCGGGGTCGGCCCGCGCCCCGGAGTCCGCCCCCGACCCGGAGTCGGCACCGGACCCCGAGTCCCTGCCGGAGACCGCGTCCCTGCCCGACCCGGAGTCCCTCCCCGATCCCGAATCCCTCCCGGAGACCGCGTCCCTCCCGGACCCTGCGTCCGAACCGGGGACCTCCGCAGCCGCCTCCGCCACCGCCGGAGCGGAGGGCGAGGGCGAGACCCCCTCCGGCGCCGACGCCGCGGGCGCCACCGTGCCCGACGTGGTCACCGTCGGTGACGGCTCCGACGGCGGCACCGCCGCCACCGCGCAGGACGGCCACCCCGGCCGCCCGTCCAAGGCCATCCTGGCCGCCGCGGCGATCGCGGGCGCGCTCCTGGTGTCGGTGCCGTTCCTGGTCAGCACCCGTGGCGACGACGGCAGCCCGGCCCGCACCACCTCCGCGGGCGGCACTGCGGACACCGTGCTGGGCGATGCCCTGGACGGGGCGGCCCCGGGTTCCTTCGAGTCGGCCGACCCGAAGCCGAACAAGGCGACGCCCTCCACCAAGGCCTCTCAGAGCCCCTCGACCACGGGCAAGGGCGCGGCGGGCGGCGCGGCGCCGGGCGCCGGAGCGGCGGTCGGCGACACCGGCACCACCGGGAGCAAGGGCAGCGGCGCGGCCTCCGGCAGCGGCTCCAGCACCTCGAAGGGTTCCTCCGGTACGAAGAGCAGCGGTTCGAGCTCCGGCACCAAGACCACGACCAGCGGCAGCGGTTCGAGCAGCGGCGGCAGCACCAGCACCAGCACCAGCACCAAGCCGACCCCGGCCGTCGTCCCCGGCGCGATCATCTTCAGCCACGCCTCCGGCAAGTGCATCGACGTCGTCGGCGACAAGGGCAAGGACGGTGCCCCGCTGGAGATCTGGTCGTGCAACGGCAAGGCCCAGCAGAAGTGGACGTTCCACTCCGACGGCACCGTGCGCGCCTTCGGCCTGTGCATGGACGTCGCCTGGGGTTCCACCGCGGACGGCGCGGTCATCCAGCTGGCCAAGTGCAGCGGCAACCCGGCCCAGAAGTTCATCCTGGCCCAGCCCAACGACCTGGTGAATCCCCAGGCCAACAAGTGCGTGGACGTGAAGGACCAGAAGACCGGCAACGGCACCCGGCTCCAGCTGTGGACGTGCAACGGCCAGGACAACCAGAAGTGGACCGCCCGCTGA